The following proteins come from a genomic window of Aggregicoccus sp. 17bor-14:
- the folP gene encoding dihydropteroate synthase: MIRARILSADAPSTLQLGFARLGLPRAAGEYLLEKLPHLQLLLTGLEREQGRFLKALREGSVAPGFEEFPDSLSGDQERRPGTALLSGRREQLLRLVDAAREAPGQQALAAAVQRALDALSPPPPLRLGARDFALGERTWVMGVVNVTADSFSDGGRFLAPEAAVAHGLALAAAGAHVLDVGGESTRPGSEPISADEECARVVPVLQALRERTEVPLSVDTTKAQVAREALRAGAVLVNDISGLSWDPAPAPALARAVAEAGAALCVMHLQGTPATMQQQPRYEDVVEEVLDFLERALARAEHAGVAPGQLLVDPGIGFGKTVGHNLFLLRRLPELRALGRGVLVGTSRKGFLGALTGRKRADERLAATLGSVAAVAAGGGADFVRVHDVAEARDALAVADALREAQEGGALYETVGKRAPPP, encoded by the coding sequence ATGATCCGCGCCCGCATCCTCAGCGCCGATGCGCCCTCCACGCTGCAGCTGGGCTTCGCGCGCCTGGGGCTCCCGCGCGCGGCCGGCGAGTACCTGCTGGAGAAGCTGCCCCACCTGCAGCTGCTGCTCACGGGCCTGGAGCGCGAGCAAGGCCGCTTCCTCAAGGCGCTGCGCGAGGGCAGCGTCGCGCCCGGCTTCGAGGAGTTTCCCGACTCGCTCTCCGGAGACCAGGAGCGCCGCCCCGGCACGGCGCTGCTGAGCGGGCGGCGCGAGCAGCTGCTGCGCCTGGTGGACGCCGCGCGCGAGGCCCCCGGCCAGCAGGCGCTCGCGGCCGCGGTGCAGCGGGCGCTGGACGCGCTCTCGCCTCCGCCCCCGCTGCGCCTGGGCGCGCGCGACTTCGCCCTGGGCGAGCGCACCTGGGTGATGGGCGTGGTGAACGTCACGGCGGACAGCTTCTCGGACGGCGGGCGCTTCCTCGCGCCGGAGGCGGCGGTGGCGCACGGGCTCGCGCTCGCGGCGGCTGGCGCGCACGTGCTCGACGTGGGCGGCGAGTCCACGCGCCCCGGCAGCGAGCCCATCTCGGCGGACGAGGAGTGCGCGCGCGTGGTGCCCGTCCTCCAGGCCCTGCGCGAGCGCACCGAGGTGCCGCTCTCGGTGGACACCACCAAGGCGCAGGTCGCGCGCGAGGCGCTGCGCGCGGGCGCGGTGCTGGTCAACGACATCAGCGGGCTGTCCTGGGACCCGGCCCCCGCGCCCGCGCTCGCGCGGGCCGTGGCCGAGGCCGGCGCCGCCCTGTGCGTGATGCACCTCCAGGGCACCCCGGCCACCATGCAGCAGCAGCCCCGCTACGAGGACGTGGTGGAGGAGGTGCTCGACTTCCTCGAGCGCGCGCTCGCGCGGGCCGAGCACGCGGGGGTGGCTCCGGGCCAGCTCCTGGTGGACCCGGGCATCGGCTTCGGCAAGACGGTGGGCCACAACCTCTTCCTCCTGCGCCGGCTCCCCGAGCTGCGCGCGCTGGGGCGGGGCGTGCTGGTGGGCACCAGCCGCAAGGGCTTCCTCGGGGCGCTCACCGGGCGCAAGCGGGCAGACGAGCGGCTCGCGGCGACGCTGGGCTCGGTGGCGGCCGTGGCGGCCGGGGGCGGGGCGGACTTCGTGCGGGTGCACGACGTGGCCGAGGCCCGGGACGCGCTCGCCGTGGCGGACGCCCTGCGCGAGGCGCAGGAGGGGGGCGCCCTCTACGAGACTGTCGGGAAGCGGGCGCCGCCGCCCTAG
- the ftsH gene encoding ATP-dependent zinc metalloprotease FtsH yields MRSTYKTIGLWVILIVLFVAFYQFFSQGNEPVEQPTFTELLDQVNAGDVKAVSVKGNTYSGTNEKTGKKFTTTGPEADANILAQLRDKKVGVKYEKQEESNIWVTALTGWLPVALLFVFFIFFMRQLQGGSGKAMTFGKSKAKLLSESHNKVTFADVAGVDECKEELEEIVAFLKDPKKFTKLGGRIPKGVLMMGSPGTGKTLLARAVAGEAGVPFFSISGSDFVEMFVGVGASRVRDLFEQGKKNAPCIIFIDEIDAVGRHRGAGLGGGHDEREQTLNQLLVEMDGFESNDGVILIAATNRPDVLDPALQRPGRFDRRIVVPRPDLKGRLGIIKVHTKRTPLAPDVDLEVIARGTPGMTGADLENLVNEAALFAARQNKERVDLSDFEAAKDKVFMGPERKSMIMTEKEKRNTAVHEAGHALIAKLLPGCDPLHKVTIIPRGQALGLTWSLPTEDKVNGYKKQILDQISMMMGGRIAEELIYNEMSSGASNDIERATETARAMVCRWGMSEKLGPLAFGKSEGEVFLGRDFNSSKDYSEDTARQVDAEVRAIVLGCYERGKNLLTENLEALKRVSDALVEYETLDAEDVNILLQGGSLTRERPPPRVSPSPPTKPTEKKDKRKILDALEGLPKMEPGKA; encoded by the coding sequence GTGCGTTCGACTTACAAGACCATCGGACTGTGGGTAATCCTCATCGTCCTCTTCGTTGCCTTCTACCAATTCTTCTCCCAGGGCAACGAGCCGGTCGAGCAGCCCACCTTCACCGAGCTGCTGGACCAGGTGAACGCGGGTGACGTGAAGGCCGTGTCCGTCAAGGGCAACACCTACTCGGGCACCAACGAGAAGACCGGCAAGAAGTTCACCACCACCGGCCCCGAGGCGGACGCGAACATCCTCGCGCAGCTGCGGGACAAGAAGGTGGGGGTGAAGTACGAGAAGCAGGAGGAGAGCAACATCTGGGTCACCGCCCTCACGGGCTGGCTGCCGGTGGCGCTGCTCTTCGTCTTCTTCATCTTCTTCATGCGCCAGCTGCAGGGTGGCAGCGGCAAGGCCATGACCTTCGGCAAGAGCAAGGCGAAGCTGCTGAGCGAGAGCCACAACAAGGTCACCTTCGCGGACGTGGCCGGCGTGGACGAGTGCAAGGAGGAGCTCGAGGAGATCGTCGCCTTCCTCAAGGACCCCAAGAAGTTCACCAAGCTCGGCGGCCGCATCCCCAAGGGCGTGCTGATGATGGGCTCGCCGGGTACCGGCAAGACCCTGCTCGCGCGCGCCGTGGCCGGTGAGGCGGGCGTCCCGTTCTTCTCCATCTCGGGCTCCGACTTCGTCGAGATGTTCGTGGGCGTGGGCGCCTCCCGCGTGCGCGACCTCTTCGAGCAGGGCAAGAAGAACGCCCCCTGCATCATCTTCATCGACGAGATCGACGCCGTGGGCCGCCACCGTGGCGCGGGCTTGGGCGGCGGTCACGACGAGCGCGAGCAGACGCTCAACCAGCTGCTGGTGGAGATGGACGGCTTCGAGTCCAACGACGGCGTCATCCTCATCGCCGCCACCAACCGCCCGGACGTGCTGGACCCCGCGCTGCAGCGTCCCGGCCGCTTCGACCGCCGCATCGTCGTGCCGCGCCCGGATCTCAAGGGCCGCCTGGGCATCATCAAGGTGCACACCAAGCGCACCCCGCTCGCCCCGGACGTGGACCTCGAGGTCATCGCCCGCGGCACTCCCGGCATGACCGGCGCGGACCTGGAGAACCTGGTGAACGAGGCCGCCCTCTTCGCCGCGCGCCAGAACAAGGAGCGCGTGGACCTGAGCGACTTCGAGGCCGCCAAGGACAAGGTGTTCATGGGCCCCGAGCGCAAGTCCATGATCATGACCGAGAAGGAGAAGCGCAACACGGCCGTCCACGAGGCCGGCCACGCGCTCATCGCCAAGCTGCTGCCGGGCTGCGACCCGCTGCACAAGGTCACCATCATCCCGCGCGGCCAGGCCCTGGGCCTCACCTGGAGCCTGCCCACCGAGGACAAGGTCAACGGCTACAAGAAGCAGATCCTCGACCAGATCTCGATGATGATGGGCGGCCGCATCGCCGAGGAGCTCATCTACAACGAGATGAGCTCGGGCGCCTCCAACGACATCGAGCGCGCCACCGAGACCGCGCGCGCCATGGTGTGCCGCTGGGGCATGAGCGAGAAGCTGGGGCCCCTCGCCTTCGGCAAGAGCGAGGGTGAGGTGTTCCTCGGCCGCGACTTCAACTCGAGCAAGGACTACTCCGAGGACACCGCCCGCCAGGTGGACGCCGAGGTGCGCGCCATCGTCCTGGGCTGCTACGAGCGCGGCAAGAACCTGCTCACCGAGAACCTCGAGGCGCTCAAGCGCGTCTCCGACGCCCTGGTCGAGTACGAGACCCTGGACGCCGAGGACGTGAACATCCTGCTGCAGGGCGGCTCGCTCACCCGCGAGCGTCCGCCCCCCCGCGTCTCGCCCTCGCCTCCGACGAAGCCCACCGAGAAGAAGGACAAGCGCAAGATCCTCGACGCGCTCGAGGGCCTGCCCAAGATGGAGCCCGGCAAGGCGTAA
- the tilS gene encoding tRNA lysidine(34) synthetase TilS, translated as MPRPSPPSALVLSALESGYRRERLLGRSLLLAVSGGADSVALLVGTAQLAQPLGLRLEVATLDHGLRPEASAEVQGVLALAQRLGLPAHARTLALGALGAGLEARARTARYAALEGLRAERALDAIATGHTASEQAETLLMRLVRGSSLQGARAILPSRGRVVRPLLGLTRAQLRAFLAEQGVPFHEDPMNADPRFLRTRVRHAALPALEAAAGFDVAPALARFSALAAEDAALLEQLAEGAWTRLRGADGALDAVGVRALALPLRRRVLARLLAQSGAVLDAAALERALEAVSRGGQATLSRGLVLRAAGGRVRCVRAGDPEPFLPQLLARGAALQLAGSGWRVGEGAAPPRALHLALGAPVQWPLSVRARRPGERVGRGERAGGSRKVQDLLVDARVPAELRDQLPVIADAQDRVLWIPGVWSPPTRAFTGAPSALLWALPPPAAPGAARGAPL; from the coding sequence ATGCCCCGCCCCTCCCCACCTTCGGCACTTGTCCTGAGCGCGCTCGAGAGCGGGTACCGCCGTGAGCGCCTGCTCGGCCGCTCGCTGCTGCTCGCCGTGTCGGGCGGCGCGGACTCGGTGGCGCTGCTCGTGGGCACGGCGCAGCTCGCCCAGCCGCTTGGACTGCGCCTCGAGGTGGCGACGCTGGACCACGGCCTGCGCCCCGAGGCCTCGGCGGAGGTGCAGGGCGTGCTCGCGCTCGCGCAGCGCCTCGGGCTGCCTGCGCACGCCCGCACGCTCGCGCTGGGCGCCCTGGGGGCAGGACTGGAGGCGCGCGCGCGCACCGCCCGCTACGCCGCGCTCGAGGGGCTGCGGGCCGAGCGCGCGCTGGACGCCATCGCCACCGGCCACACCGCCTCCGAGCAGGCGGAGACCTTGCTGATGCGCCTGGTGCGCGGCAGCAGCCTGCAGGGCGCGCGCGCCATCCTCCCCTCGCGCGGGCGCGTCGTGCGTCCGCTGCTGGGGCTCACCCGCGCGCAGCTGCGCGCCTTCCTCGCCGAGCAGGGCGTGCCCTTCCACGAGGACCCGATGAACGCGGACCCGCGCTTCCTGCGCACCCGCGTGCGCCACGCGGCGCTGCCGGCGCTCGAGGCCGCCGCGGGCTTCGACGTCGCCCCGGCGCTCGCGCGCTTCAGCGCGCTCGCCGCCGAGGACGCGGCGCTGCTCGAGCAGCTCGCGGAGGGCGCGTGGACGCGGCTGCGCGGAGCGGACGGCGCGCTCGATGCGGTGGGCGTGCGCGCGCTCGCGCTGCCCTTGCGCCGCCGCGTCCTCGCGCGGCTGCTCGCCCAGAGCGGCGCGGTGCTCGATGCCGCGGCGCTCGAGCGCGCGCTCGAGGCGGTGTCGCGCGGCGGCCAGGCCACGCTCTCGCGCGGGCTCGTGCTGCGCGCGGCGGGGGGCCGCGTGCGCTGCGTACGCGCCGGCGACCCCGAGCCCTTTCTCCCGCAGCTGCTCGCGCGCGGCGCGGCGCTGCAGCTCGCGGGCAGCGGCTGGCGCGTGGGCGAGGGCGCGGCGCCCCCGCGCGCGCTGCACCTCGCGCTGGGCGCGCCGGTGCAGTGGCCGCTCTCGGTGCGCGCGCGCCGCCCCGGCGAGCGGGTGGGCCGCGGCGAGCGCGCGGGCGGCTCGCGCAAGGTGCAGGACCTGCTGGTGGACGCGCGCGTCCCGGCGGAGCTGCGCGATCAGCTCCCCGTCATCGCCGACGCCCAGGACCGCGTCCTCTGGATTCCCGGTGTATGGTCGCCGCCCACCCGCGCCTTCACGGGCGCCCCTTCGGCGCTGCTGTGGGCCCTTCCGCCCCCAGCGGCCCCGGGCGCGGCCAGGGGGGCCCCGTTATAG